TTTTAAGGTCACGGCCGGACTTCACTGCCATGAATTTGTTTCCTAAGTGAGGGAGAACAGCAAAAAGCAAGTGTGCAATGAATAGTAGTGCGACAAGCCAGAAAGCTCCGTACGTGTTATCTCCCGGTAAGAACAACTGATTTATTCCGCCTTCTGGATTTTCATTTTCAATCGTGGCAAGCATATCGCCAAATCCTCCGTCAACACCTACGCTTCCGATGAAGCAAAAGAACACCACAAGAGCTACAATGACCATTAAAAATCCTTGAATAGCGTCTGTCATAATGTCAGAGTGTGATCCACCCATGAACACGTAAGTCGCAAGAACGACAGCCGTTATAATGATATCGGTTTCATAATTGACACCCATCATTGTCTGAAACATCGTAGCTGCGGCAACAAATTGAGAAACAACATAGAAAATTAATAAGATCGATATAATGGTCAATGCAATACGAAGAATATCACTTTTACAGCGTTCACCGATAAATTCCGGAATCGTTCTAGTACCGAATTTATCTCCATATTTTTTGATCACTTTTGCTACAAATAACATCCCAATGACGGTGGCAATCGAGTAAAGCAATGGGTACCACAAACTTGGCGTCCCGATATCATAGGAAAGACCGGGCATCCCCATAAATGTGGAACCACTTGAAATTCCGGCAGCTATAACAAGGGCGACCGCAAACGGTCCATAACCTAGAACGTGCTGTTGCAAAGTCATCAGATGTATTCGTTTTTCTCATTCCAAACCAGCCCATAAAAAGCATCAAACCGATAAAAAGAGCCATGAAGAGCCATGAGTACATTACAATGGTACTGTTCATCGTTCCAGCCTCCTATTCCTTTACATTTAACAAATTTGTTTTCCACAAAATAAGCGCCATCCCAATCCAAGTGCTAGATATTAAAACCGCTATAATCACGAGCATATTCATACTTTTGCTGCCTCCTTTTTGATAAATTGAAAGATTTCAGGAAATTTTTCTATTCTGTCAGCGGAATCGGTCATCGGTTCATACAAAAAAAATTTTCTGTTTTTTGGTCCAGCGTCCGCTTTTTTCAATAAGGTGGTAAGGGACATAAACTGCGGAACTGGACAATCGTTTTATTTTTGGCACACTCCAAGAACGAGCATGATAAAGATAATAGCGGCGGACTGTTTCAAACGCCTCATCTATGCTTTCCTGTTCATCCATAACCGTTTCCATGACAGCAGCTGCCGCTTCTCACACGGTTTGTCATCATCGTCATTTTCTCTTTTCTTTGTCCAAAGATAGAACGATACTCTATCATCCACTCTGTAGCGTATTGCGGATAATAGATGGAAGCAGAATCTTCTTTGTTATGACAATCAAAAACAGGAAGTTTCATTGCTTTCACCTACCCTTTGTAGTTGAGGCTGATCATTTTCAGTTCTGTCATTTCTTCGATCGCATATTTTACGCCTTCTCTACCGTAACCAGAATCTTTCACGCCGCCATATGGCATGTGGTCAAAGCGAAGGGTTGGCACGTCATTAATAAGTACTTGTCCGACTTCGAGTTGGTGCGCCATATTCATAGCTTGAGATAAGTTATTGCTAAAGATCCCAGCATTTAGGCCATAGCGGCTGTCATTCATCTGCTCAAGCGCTTCAGAGGCATTTTTTACTTTATTGATCAGCACAACCGGGCCGAAAACTTCATTGCATGAAATTTTTTCGTTTCGATCCACATTCGCAAGTACAGTCGGAAGAACCCCATTTGCTTTTCCTTTTCCGCCGGTTAACACTTCCGCTCCATTGGCTTTCGCTTCAGCAATCCAATCTAGTACACGCTGCTGTGATTTTTTATTAATTAAACTAGAAACAACTGTACTCTCTTCCGCAGGATCGCCGAACACTATTTCTTTTGTTTTTACTGCAAGAGCTTGTTTAAAAGGTTCAAAGAGTGATTCGTGAACATAAATGCGCTGTGTACTCAGGCAAACCTGGCCGTTATAAGAAAACGCTCCAGCAGCTGCTTTGCTTGCTATGTCATTTAATTGATCCGCGCAGCTTTCATCCACATACATAGCTGCATTGCTGCCAAGTTCAAGTGTTACTCGTTTCAACCCAGCCTTGCTTTTTATAAGCTTGCCGACTTCTGGACTTCCGGTAAAAGAGATCTTTTTCACTCTTTCGTCCTGGTTCATTACTTCTCCAAGTGCCGGTCCATCTCCAGGAATAACGGCGATTGCACCTTTTGGCAGACCGGACTGTGTTAAAATTTCTGCTAATAATATGCTTGAAAGCGGCGTTTGTTCAGCTGGTTTAATAACGACGGGGTTGCCTGCTGCCACGGCTGGTCCAACTTTATGTGTTGTTAAATTTAATGGAAAATTAAATGGAGTAATAGCACCAATCACCCCGAGCGGTTCATGGATCGTAAAAGCATCCCGGCCTTCTCCGCCTTCAGCGGCATCAAGAGACAAGTATTCTCCGTTTAATCGTTTTGCTTCTTCTCCTGAAAAACGCAGCGTCTGGATTGTGCGGTTGACTTCCCCTCTTGCAGCTTTAATCGGTTTGCTCGCCTCTTTTGAGATGATTTGAGCAGCTTCTTCCTGTCTTTCTAGTAATCTATCGGCAGCTTCAAATAAGATGTTGGCACGCTGGTTTGATGTCAACGCTTTCATTTCTGCAAAATTATTATGTGCTGCCGAAATAGCTTCTTTCATATCTTCCTGTGTGCCTTGTGTAATATTTGCAATTTTTTCTTCTGTATGCGGATGATACAATGGGTACGTATTATTTGTTATTTTTTCCTCTCCATTTAGAAACAATCCTTTTAACATAATGCCCTCCCTGTTCTAATCGTGAATACGTATTCTTTAATTTGGAAAAGAAAGACCGTGCTTTTTACAGCTTGCACGTTGTCTTTCGCTGATACAAAATCGGATCCATTGTGATGCGGACCTGCTCTTTAGGATCATCACTGTCTTCAATCAACTCAATCAAATGCTCTATTCCCAACCTGCCGAGATTTTTATCGGTCTCATGCCCAATGGTAGTTAACTCGAAGGCATGGTGACGAGCCATTCTCACATTATCCATGCCGCAAATACTAATGTCTTCTGGAATACCGTAGCCGAGCTCTTTGAGCGTATCAATCGCAAAAATAGCTATAGCGTCAGTCGCCGCAAATATAGCAGTTGGTTTATGCTTTCGCCCCATCATTTTCAAGACAGCTTCGCGGACAGCTTCCTCACTCGTATCTGTTTCATGTATAAGAGCCTGGTCTAAAGCAGTACGTTTTTCGATCTCTTTGCGAAAGCCGGTGTACCTGCCATAGAAAGTAGACGTATATAAAGGTCCGCCTATATAACCGATTTTTTCGTGCCCCAAATCTATAAGGTGATCTGCTGCCATCTTCCCTGCTTTTTCATTATCAATTTCTACAAAATTGCCACCCTTGTTGTGTTTTCTGTTAAACATTACAAATGGTATATTTAACGATTGCAGCTCTTCATAAATAGGATCATCCATAAAAATAGAAGATAAAATAAGACCATCAAGCTGCATCGATAACACCGATTCATATACGGACATATTATCGCCCATATTTTCAAAAAACACATTCATTTTATAACCCTTTTCATTTGCATAGTTAACGATAGAAGTTGTAGTTTCCACGAAAAAAGGGTTGTGTAAGGGACCAGAAATTAAAGCAAGTGTTTTCGTTTGTTTGCTGACAAGAGATCTCGCGATAGAATTCGGGCGGTAGTTCAGGTCTTTCATTGCCTTTGTAACTTTTTCAATATTGTCTTTGCTTACACTCGGTGAGTCATTTAATACCCTAGAGACAGTTGATTGAGATACTCCTGCTCGTTTTGCTACATCTTTTGATGAAACCATAACAGCTCCTTTAAATTGAATTCGTATTCAAATTGTTTATGTACATCATACTAATTTTTCATTCTATTTTTGTCAACCTTAAAACCATTCTATGATCTATATTTTTTTAAATTTTTAGATAAACCATTTACTTTTGTATCCGTTTCCATTTATAATATTTCCGTGAATACGTATTCTATATTGGTATGAAATGACATAAGGAGTGAACGGATATGGCAGTTTTTTTAAAAAAGGAAAAAGTGAAGAAGAAATACAAGCAGCAGACACAAAAGTGCAAAAGCTGTCAAAAACATTATTGAAGATGTAGAAAACCGAGGAGACGAGGCAGTCAACGAACTATCAGACCGATTTGACAAATGGATTCCGGACAGCTTCCTTCTATCAGAATCTGAAAATTGAAAGTATTGTAGCTTCTGTTCCAGATGAAGTGATTGAAGATATAAAGTTTGCCCAAAAACAGATTAGAAACTTTGCTGAACATCAAGGAGATTCTATTCAAGATATTCGAAGTAGAAACAAGACCAGGAGTTATTCTCGGCCATAAAAACATCCCCGTTAACAGTGTAGGCTGCTACATTCCGGGCGGGCGCTACACAATGGTGGCTTCTTCTCATATGAGTATATTAACAGCAAAAGTAGCTGGTGTAGAACGGATTATTGCTTGCACGCCTCCTTCTCAAGGGGAAATTCCAGCAGCAACCGTATTAGCAATGCATTTAGCCGGTACAGATGAAATTTACATCCTTGGCGGGGTTCAAGCCATGACTGCTATGGCTGTCGGCACAGAAACCATTGAGCCGGTTGATATGATGTCGGGCCTGGCAACCCGTTCGTTGCAGAAACAAAACGTCAGCTGTTTGGCCGCGTCGGTATTGATTTATTTGCCGGCCCAACCGAAACGCTCGTTATCGCTGACGAATCAGCAGACGTAGAAATGGTCGCAACCGATATATTAGGACAAGCTGAACATGGACCAACCTCACCTGGCGCGTTAATTAGTACTTCTAAAGAACTTGCCGAATCACTCGAAGACGAGATTTCCCGTCGGCTGAAATCCCTGTCCACAGCTGATGTAGCAGAAGCATCTTGGCGTGACAACGGCTCTATTATTCTAGTAGACAGCCTCGAAGAAGCCGTCACTGAAGCTGATAAATTAACATATGAACATGTAGAAGTCATTACGGATGACCCTGATTCCTTCCTTAAAAAATCTATCAAACTACGGCGCTCTGTTTTTAGGACCAGAAACAAACGTAGCATACGGCGATAAAGTCATTGGTACAAACCACACACTGCCAACGAAAAAAGCAGCCCGCTACACCGGTGGTATCTGGGTCGGTAAGTTTCTTAAAAACTGCACGTACCAAAAAGCAACCAAAGAAGCAAGCGTCGAGATTGGGCAGTATGCTGAACGTCTTTGCGATCTTGAAGGGTTTATGGGTCATAAAGAACAAGTATCCCTTCGCGTGAGACGATACAGCGGAAATTAAGATGGACTTGAAAAAGAGACATGAAAGGCAATTATTTCACCCTCATGCCTCTATTTTCTTATCAATTACTGTTTACAGCTTTTCCATGAATCTAAAACAGTCTTTCGAATATCTGGGTTTGTTCACCTAAAAGACAGGTTTTTTTATAACATAAACTTCCGCATATCTTCGTATGATATTTTTTTATTGCAGACCAATTTCTGTGGCCATCATTCACTTTCGCTATTGCTTTACTTTTTTACATGGTACATTAACAATCTTACGAGGTGCTGGCACAAGATGTTATTTTTGGCTAACAACACTGCGGAATTTCGGCGATAATTTTCTTAGTCTAGAGGCTCCATTATTTTATAATACTTTTCTATGCTATTTTTTCATCTTATCTTTTAAATGCTCTTTTAGAAAATTAATAAGAACGTTGGTCACTTTTGGCTGCACCCACTCTATTCCTCCGTGACCTGCCCCTTTTACCACGTAACGCGTGGAATCGATATCTTCATTTATCAGCGATTCATGTAACATTTCGGTCTGACTTGGAAGGACCAGATTATCGCTATCCCCGTGCAACACTAAAAATGGTGGAGCATCTTCCGTTATATAAGAAATGGGATTTGCTTCATTTGCTGCTTTTGGATTGTCATGGATCGAACCGCCAGGCCCAAAAACTGCTGGACCGTTCACCCACATCGCTTCTGGCGCGGATGGAGAGTCATGAAGTGCTGCGGCTTCTTCCGGTTTTCCTTCTCCCACTTTTGTAAGATCAGAGAGTCCATATAAATTGATAACAGCTTGTACGTCACTGCTTTCCTCTAAATGGGTACCCGTGTCAAATGTATCTATTCCATTGGTTACTCCTGCAAATGAGGAGAGATATCCCCCGGCAGAGCTTCCCATTACTGCGATGCGGTCGGGATCTATGTTGAACTTTTCCGCGTTGGCACGTAAATAGCGAATGGCCGATTTTTCATCTTCTAACGGTGAAGGAAATGAACTTTGGGGTGTTACCCGATATCCCATACTCGCCACGACAAACCCTGCTTCAGCTATATCAAAACGCTGCTGAATGCTTTTATCATGATTCGCTGACATAAAACCGCCGCCCGGAATAAATAGAACTGCGGGCTGTGCTTCTTCCCTTTGCGGCTGCAGCACTTCCATTTCCAGTGGAATGTTTGGATAGCCGTATGTGTAAGGCTAAGAAAATACGACATCTGAAATCAAATCCACATACGGATCTTTTACTGGTACTCAAGCTGTTTAGACTTCGTATCCGCCTGGGCGAAAACAACCGTTACGAAAGATACAATAATAGTAAGTACGATAAATAATGTTCTTTTCATATTAACCTCCAACTTTCTGAGTCGTTTCGTCAAATATACTAAATATTCGAACTTATTATCATAGAGGTAATATAGGAAAATATTAGTTCTTTTCCTATGAAAAATAGGAAGGAAATAGAATGTGGAGGAGAAAAATGATATAAGTTAACACTTGCAAATCTAGTAAAAAGGCGGCTCATAGAACATAACAACGTCCCAAAAAGAAGTCATTATGAAGAAATGAAGAAATGAAGATGAAATAAGCCATTAAAACGAGGAATTAAAGCCAAAACCAGACGAGAGGGATTAGCCAAAAGGGAAGTTTTTCTTTTTACTTTTGGAATCAATACAGGGTTAAAGTAGTAGATATATAGGACAAAAACGTCTATACGAGAAGAAAAAAATGACCCCGGGATTACCGGGATCCGCTGCTTTTATTTATAATTTTCGTGTTAAAAATAAGTGATCGATATTTAATGTTACATTTAGAGGCAACTTTTCTATATGAAGATTACTTTCTATTTTCTTCTAAGATTTTTTCGGCCTGTTTTCTTAATTCAGCGACTTCGTCCATAATATCAAATAAATGGGAGAAAAAACGTTTCATTTCATTACCTCCTTTGATGTGGAGCATCTTTATTATGAACCTTATTTTTCCACTTCTCAAAACGGAAATAATGAAAGGAAAACGAAAACAATTGGCATGTAAGCGTTAATCATACTTGAATATCTTCTTCGTTCTCCTTTTTTCAAACCAGCATTATCCATTTGCCAAAAGCAGATGCCTTAGTTTTCACTTATATTTTTTCCTTTAGCAAATTTAAATTTATATGGAACTTGCGTCCTTCAGTTTTTTACATTCCGACTGTTTTATCTTGTTTTGGAATAACAGGAACTCGTTTGTTATTCGTAGCTATAATATAGCATGCAGCAAGAGCTATAACTAGCACGATAAAAGAACCGATATTGAGAATGCCTTTGTCGCCAAACCATACAATCGAGTAGCCAAGCGCACCAGTTAAGAGAGCATAGTACAAGAATGGGAAAATGGTTTTTCGGATAATGGCCCCTTCTCTTCCAACTAGTCCAACCACCGCACAGGCTGCAACAACGTTATGGACACAAATCATGTTTCCGGCCGCCCCGCCAACAGCTTGCAATGCAACGATCCAGGTAGAATCTACGCCGATCCGAGAGCCTACGTCAAATTGGAACAAGGAAAACATCATATTACTTACCGTATTACTTCCAGCAATGAAAGCACCCATACCTCCGATGAACGTGCCAAATAACGGCCAAAATTCTCCTGCTGCCGAAGCAACCGCTCCTGCTAGTTCAACCGGCATACTGTCAAACCCTGAAGCGCCACCCCCGGAATTCAAGAAAACTTGCACCATTGGGACTGTGAAAATTAAGGCAGCAGATGCAGCAATCATTGTTTTAGCAGAATGTGACCACGCTTTTTTGTAAGATGCTCCATTCATGCCATGAATAAAAAATGTAATAAGAGAAACAATGACAAAGATAGTTCCTGGAGAAAACAATGGTTCAAAACCTGCAGAAATGTCAGTACCAAACACATTCTGTATTCCTAAAGTCCAAGAACGAAACCATTCATTAAATGGGAACGCTTCCAATCTAGTGATTACAAGAAAAGCACCAATTAATAAATACGGTGTCCAAGCGCGAACCATGCTCATGCTTCCGCTTTTGTGAGCAATATCTTTAATTTCAATTGAGCCGATCCACTCTGGGTTCCATTTTGATTTGTCATCAAAATCCCATGTCTCTTCTTTTGAAGGCATAAGAAATCCTTTTTTCGCCGCTGTTACGACGATAGCCAAACCGACGAGCCCGCCAATCATAGATGGAAACTCAGGTCCAAGGACATTCGCAACGATCACATAAGGAATCGTCATCGACACAGAAGCGAAAAGGGCAAACTTCCACATTTTGATACCTTCAGAAAATGATTTATTTTTTCCAAAAAACCTAGTCATCAGGGCTACCATAAAAAGTGGAATCAGCATACCAGCTACAGCATGAAGAATAGCTACTTTTCCTGCAATATCTGTAGTAAGTGCCAGGAAATTGCTTGTAATGGAAGAATCAGCAGCTAACCCTTCCTGTACACCAACAAGCATAGGTGTCCCCGCTGCCCCAAATGATACTGGAGTACTTTGGATAACCATACCTGCTACAACTGCTGCCATAGCAGGAAATCCTAATCCTACCAATAAAGGGACCGCCACAGCAGCCGGGGTTCCAAAACCGGCTGAACCTTCAATAAATGAACCAAACAGCCAAGCGATAATAATGACCTGTACACGCCGGTCAGGCGAAATATCTGTAAATCCCTGACGAATCGTTTTAAGGCCTCCGCTTTCTTGCAAGGTGTTTAAAAGTAAAATCGCTCCAAAAATGATATACAACAGTGAAACAGCCGTAACCAGACCATTTACAGATGCTGCTGCCACTGTTGAACCCGGCACGCCCCAAACAAACAATGCCAGAATAACAGCTACGACAAAAGAAATCGGCATAGCTTTACTTGCAGGCCAGCGCAGCCCTACGAGAAACACAGCTACTACAATAATTGGTAAAAGAGATAAAAAGGCCAGCATTCCCGTACTCATGTTCTTTTCCCCTCTTTCCTTTTTCATAATATTTTGTTTTCTATCTATATGAAATAATCCGCACATAAAGGAGTTGACTAATTATGACGAATTATTGTTTAGAAAAACTCGACTTGCCGCTAAGTCCAAATGGCGGAAGTCGTAGTTTTGCTTATACTTTGATCCCTTAACAAATAACAAAGTTAAATATTTTATAAAAAAAAGCAGTAAAAAGCCGCGACGATTCACAGTGAATGCAACGTTGCAAACCGGCCGCGATCTTTTCAATTATATAGAGGCTGCGCTTCGTTTCGCTTTCACAAAGCTATTTCTTAATGTCCCAATTTCTTTGATTTCACATTCAATCGTACTTCCTTCTCCTGTCATTTCAGCACCAACTGGGCTTCCCGTCAAAATAACATCACCTTTTTTCAAAGTCATGACACTAGATAAGTATGAAATCATTTCACGAATAGGAACGATCATTAAACCTGTAGGACTGTTTTGTTTTTCAACACTATCCAACTTGGATTTTACGTTGACGTTTAACGGATCAAGATCTGTCTCGATGAAAGGTCCTAGCGGCGTGAATGTATCAAATGATTTCCCTACCATCCAATGACCATCTTCATGGAAAAATTGGGGAGCTGTTACATCGTTGCCAACTGTATAACCAAACACGTAA
This DNA window, taken from Alteribacillus bidgolensis, encodes the following:
- a CDS encoding aldehyde dehydrogenase family protein, whose product is MLKGLFLNGEEKITNNTYPLYHPHTEEKIANITQGTQEDMKEAISAAHNNFAEMKALTSNQRANILFEAADRLLERQEEAAQIISKEASKPIKAARGEVNRTIQTLRFSGEEAKRLNGEYLSLDAAEGGEGRDAFTIHEPLGVIGAITPFNFPLNLTTHKVGPAVAAGNPVVIKPAEQTPLSSILLAEILTQSGLPKGAIAVIPGDGPALGEVMNQDERVKKISFTGSPEVGKLIKSKAGLKRVTLELGSNAAMYVDESCADQLNDIASKAAAGAFSYNGQVCLSTQRIYVHESLFEPFKQALAVKTKEIVFGDPAEESTVVSSLINKKSQQRVLDWIAEAKANGAEVLTGGKGKANGVLPTVLANVDRNEKISCNEVFGPVVLINKVKNASEALEQMNDSRYGLNAGIFSNNLSQAMNMAHQLEVGQVLINDVPTLRFDHMPYGGVKDSGYGREGVKYAIEEMTELKMISLNYKG
- a CDS encoding L-lactate permease, with amino-acid sequence MSTGMLAFLSLLPIIVVAVFLVGLRWPASKAMPISFVVAVILALFVWGVPGSTVAAASVNGLVTAVSLLYIIFGAILLLNTLQESGGLKTIRQGFTDISPDRRVQVIIIAWLFGSFIEGSAGFGTPAAVAVPLLVGLGFPAMAAVVAGMVIQSTPVSFGAAGTPMLVGVQEGLAADSSITSNFLALTTDIAGKVAILHAVAGMLIPLFMVALMTRFFGKNKSFSEGIKMWKFALFASVSMTIPYVIVANVLGPEFPSMIGGLVGLAIVVTAAKKGFLMPSKEETWDFDDKSKWNPEWIGSIEIKDIAHKSGSMSMVRAWTPYLLIGAFLVITRLEAFPFNEWFRSWTLGIQNVFGTDISAGFEPLFSPGTIFVIVSLITFFIHGMNGASYKKAWSHSAKTMIAASAALIFTVPMVQVFLNSGGGASGFDSMPVELAGAVASAAGEFWPLFGTFIGGMGAFIAGSNTVSNMMFSLFQFDVGSRIGVDSTWIVALQAVGGAAGNMICVHNVVAACAVVGLVGREGAIIRKTIFPFLYYALLTGALGYSIVWFGDKGILNIGSFIVLVIALAACYIIATNNKRVPVIPKQDKTVGM
- a CDS encoding fumarylacetoacetate hydrolase family protein, with translation MKFTRFTVESEILNGVAAEEGIKEIEGDIFENWSYTGRTFSQNDVELLAPIEPNQIIGIGANFVTKAEDRPNMLPEIPVFFFKPTSSVIGPEEEIVIPCSIEEVKFESELAVVIGKDMKDVTKENALDYVFGYTVGNDVTAPQFFHEDGHWMVGKSFDTFTPLGPFIETDLDPLNVNVKSKLDSVEKQNSPTGLMIVPIREMISYLSSVMTLKKGDVILTGSPVGAEMTGEGSTIECEIKEIGTLRNSFVKAKRSAASI
- a CDS encoding LacI family DNA-binding transcriptional regulator; this encodes MVSSKDVAKRAGVSQSTVSRVLNDSPSVSKDNIEKVTKAMKDLNYRPNSIARSLVSKQTKTLALISGPLHNPFFVETTTSIVNYANEKGYKMNVFFENMGDNMSVYESVLSMQLDGLILSSIFMDDPIYEELQSLNIPFVMFNRKHNKGGNFVEIDNEKAGKMAADHLIDLGHEKIGYIGGPLYTSTFYGRYTGFRKEIEKRTALDQALIHETDTSEEAVREAVLKMMGRKHKPTAIFAATDAIAIFAIDTLKELGYGIPEDISICGMDNVRMARHHAFELTTIGHETDKNLGRLGIEHLIELIEDSDDPKEQVRITMDPILYQRKTTCKL
- a CDS encoding sodium:solute symporter family protein encodes the protein MTLQQHVLGYGPFAVALVIAAGISSGSTFMGMPGLSYDIGTPSLWYPLLYSIATVIGMLFVAKVIKKYGDKFGTRTIPEFIGERCKSDILRIALTIISILLIFYVVSQFVAAATMFQTMMGVNYETDIIITAVVLATYVFMGGSHSDIMTDAIQGFLMVIVALVVFFCFIGSVGVDGGFGDMLATIENENPEGGINQLFLPGDNTYGAFWLVALLFIAHLLFAVLPHLGNKFMAVKSGRDLKKLIMYCTIFATILPLMALGGLLGLAVVGSDAGISPDQNVPVLFSEIFPPVVAAFFAVAVLSAVMSTSDGLIVSLTQLLANDLYRKTFVPKMSITKEKAERNELLISRYSTFVVLLLL
- a CDS encoding alpha/beta hydrolase → MEVLQPQREEAQPAVLFIPGGGFMSANHDKSIQQRFDIAEAGFVVASMGYRVTPQSSFPSPLEDEKSAIRYLRANAEKFNIDPDRIAVMGSSAGGYLSSFAGVTNGIDTFDTGTHLEESSDVQAVINLYGLSDLTKVGEGKPEEAAALHDSPSAPEAMWVNGPAVFGPGGSIHDNPKAANEANPISYITEDAPPFLVLHGDSDNLVLPSQTEMLHESLINEDIDSTRYVVKGAGHGGIEWVQPKVTNVLINFLKEHLKDKMKK